The following proteins come from a genomic window of Lolium rigidum isolate FL_2022 chromosome 5, APGP_CSIRO_Lrig_0.1, whole genome shotgun sequence:
- the LOC124652039 gene encoding outer envelope pore protein 16-2, chloroplastic-like, whose amino-acid sequence MSRLDARTLKEEVASMDRRPLLDLGHPLLNRVTDSFIRAAGVGAARAVSKEAYFVTVEGLGGDNTGLDNVKRNTHFSSARGDDGQKSLDAVVKSAGKEAIQWGLAAGVYSGVTYGLREARGCHDWKNSAIAGALAGAAVALTGDTGHADHVVHFAITGAALSSAATMLSGIF is encoded by the exons ATGAGCAGGCTGGACGCGCGGACGCTCAAGGAGGAGGTGGCGAGCATGGACCGGCGCCCGCTCCTGGACCTCGGCCACCCGCTCCTCAACCGCGTCACCGACAGCTTCATCCGCGCCGCCGGGGTCGGCGCCGCCCGGGCCGTCTCCAAGGAGGCCTACTTCGTCACCGTCGAAGGCCTCGGAGGAGACAACACCGGGCTGGACAACGTCAAGAGGAACACCCATTTCTCCAGCGCCAGAG GGGATGATGGCCAGAAGTCGCTCGATGCGGTCGTGAAATCGGCCGGCAAGGAGGCCATTCAGTGGG GACTGGCGGCCGGAGTGTACTCTGGGGTAACGTACGGCCTGAGGGAGGCCAGAGGATGCCATGACTGG AAGAACAGCGCCATTGCAGGAGCGCTCGCCGGAGCGGCGGTGGCGCTCACCGGGGACACCGGGCACGCCGACCACGTCGTCCACTTCGCCATCACGGGAGCGGCGCTCTCGAGCGCGGCGACCATGCTCTCCGGCATATTCTGA